One Sphingomonas sp. KR3-1 DNA segment encodes these proteins:
- a CDS encoding phosphatidate cytidylyltransferase yields MTKKGSELTTRLGVALLLIGLAGAALYAGGLGFWAVVCFAGVLMMGEWATLAGANPRGRKLAQYAMSVPLAAMAPGLAAGPGFLALGLIIGVFFFLAIVTRGGQLALGAFYVGLPVLALVLIREQPVQGLLLTFWAMALVWACDSAAYFAGRAIGGPKLAPAISPNKTWAGFLGGVAGATLFAFLLVWLFGLPVALAWATPALAALSQLGDLLESHLKRLAGVKDSGNLLPGHGGVMDRLDGLVVSAPVAALLVLWLVR; encoded by the coding sequence GTGACCAAGAAGGGCTCCGAGCTTACCACCCGGCTGGGTGTCGCGTTGCTGCTGATCGGGCTGGCCGGTGCCGCGCTGTACGCCGGCGGGCTGGGCTTCTGGGCGGTGGTGTGCTTCGCCGGCGTGCTGATGATGGGCGAATGGGCGACGCTGGCCGGGGCCAATCCGCGCGGCCGCAAGCTGGCGCAATATGCGATGTCGGTGCCGCTCGCGGCGATGGCGCCGGGACTCGCCGCGGGGCCGGGTTTCCTCGCGCTGGGCCTGATCATTGGCGTGTTCTTCTTCCTGGCGATCGTGACGCGCGGCGGGCAACTGGCGCTGGGCGCCTTCTATGTCGGGCTGCCGGTGCTGGCGCTGGTGCTGATCCGCGAGCAGCCGGTGCAAGGGCTGTTGCTGACCTTCTGGGCGATGGCGCTGGTATGGGCATGCGACAGCGCCGCCTATTTCGCCGGGCGCGCGATCGGCGGACCCAAGCTGGCCCCGGCGATCAGTCCCAACAAGACCTGGGCCGGGTTCCTGGGCGGCGTGGCGGGGGCTACGCTGTTCGCCTTCCTGCTCGTCTGGCTGTTCGGCCTGCCCGTGGCGCTGGCCTGGGCAACACCGGCGCTGGCCGCGCTGTCGCAGCTCGGCGACTTGCTCGAAAGCCATTTGAAGCGCCTAGCGGGCGTGAAGGACTCGGGCAATCTGCTGCCCGGTCATGGCGGCGTGATGGACCGGCTCGACGGGCTGGTCGTGTCCGCCCCGGTGGCGGCGCTGCTGGTGCTCTGGCTGGTTCGATGA
- the frr gene encoding ribosome recycling factor: MAAYDKADLERRMNGAVESLKHDLQGLRTGRASIALLDPVTVEVYGAHMPLNQVATVAAPEPRLLSVTVWDKSNVGPAEKAIRSAGLGLNPITDGQTLRLPIPDLTEERRKELAKLASQYAEKARIAVRNVRRDGNDNLKTDEKKGVFGEDERKRHETEVQKLTDATIVEIDAAASAKEKEILGK, encoded by the coding sequence ATGGCCGCATATGACAAGGCCGACCTCGAGCGCCGGATGAACGGCGCGGTGGAGTCGCTCAAGCATGACCTGCAGGGTCTGCGCACGGGCCGCGCATCGATCGCGCTGCTCGATCCGGTGACGGTCGAGGTCTATGGCGCACACATGCCGCTCAACCAGGTGGCGACCGTCGCCGCGCCCGAGCCGCGCCTGCTCTCGGTCACGGTGTGGGACAAGTCGAACGTCGGCCCGGCCGAAAAGGCGATCCGCTCGGCCGGCCTCGGCCTCAACCCGATCACCGACGGCCAGACGCTGCGCCTGCCGATCCCGGACCTGACCGAGGAGCGCCGCAAGGAGCTCGCCAAGCTCGCCAGCCAATATGCCGAGAAGGCCCGCATCGCGGTGCGCAACGTGCGCCGCGACGGCAATGACAACCTGAAGACCGACGAGAAGAAGGGCGTGTTCGGCGAGGACGAGCGCAAGCGCCACGAGACCGAGGTGCAGAAGCTGACCGACGCCACGATCGTGGAGATCGACGCGGCGGCGAGCGCCAAGGAAAAGGAAATCCTGGGCAAGTGA
- a CDS encoding isoprenyl transferase — MGRSVAAKPALVSEGAAPPRHVAIIMDGNGRWAKKRLLPRIAGHKQGVEAVRRISRAARKLGIEVLTLYAFSSENWRRPEEEVRDLMGLLRHFLASELDELVSEGVKLRIIGAWRQLSPDLVAMIEGAVARTASNPGPTLVIALNYGAQAELADAARLLAEKVRAGEIDPASINEKAFEAALDTGDLPPLDLLIRTSGEQRLSNFLLWQAAYAELLFVDTLWPDFDEKALTQALGEFGKRQRRFGGL, encoded by the coding sequence ATGGGGCGTTCGGTGGCCGCTAAGCCTGCGCTCGTTTCAGAGGGTGCTGCACCCCCGCGCCATGTCGCCATCATCATGGACGGCAATGGCCGCTGGGCGAAGAAGCGGCTGCTGCCGCGGATCGCCGGGCACAAGCAGGGCGTCGAAGCGGTGCGGCGGATCAGCCGCGCGGCGCGCAAGCTCGGCATCGAAGTCCTGACGCTCTATGCTTTCTCCTCGGAGAACTGGCGGCGGCCGGAGGAAGAGGTCCGCGACCTGATGGGGCTGCTGCGCCACTTCCTGGCGAGCGAGCTCGACGAGCTGGTCTCCGAGGGCGTGAAGCTGCGGATCATCGGCGCGTGGCGCCAGCTCTCCCCCGATCTCGTCGCGATGATCGAGGGCGCGGTGGCGCGCACCGCGAGCAATCCGGGGCCGACGCTGGTGATCGCGCTCAACTATGGCGCGCAGGCCGAGCTGGCCGATGCCGCCCGCCTTCTCGCCGAGAAGGTGCGGGCAGGGGAGATAGATCCCGCCAGCATCAACGAGAAGGCGTTCGAGGCGGCGCTCGATACCGGCGACCTGCCGCCGCTCGACCTGCTGATCCGCACCTCGGGCGAGCAGCGGCTCTCCAATTTCCTGCTGTGGCAGGCGGCCTATGCCGAATTGCTGTTCGTCGACACGCTGTGGCCGGACTTCGACGAGAAGGCGCTCACGCAGGCGCTCGGCGAGTTCGGCAAGCGCCAGCGACGCTTCGGGGGCCTGTGA
- the pyrH gene encoding UMP kinase codes for MTVPRFKRILLKLSGEVLMGQGQFGIDPDTCERVALEVKDAKDSGLEICMVVGGGNIFRGLAGAAQGFDRASADYMGMLATVMNALAMQNALEKIGVDTRVQSAIPMASVCEPYVRRRAERHMEKGRVVIFAAGTGLPFFTTDTTAALRAAEMNCDALFKGTSVDGVYDADPKKVKTAKRYDTLGYDRVLADNLKVMDASAVALCRDNNIPIVVFNIRDEGNLTRVISGEGTSTIVQNEPQYA; via the coding sequence ATGACCGTCCCCCGATTCAAACGCATTCTTCTGAAGCTCTCGGGCGAGGTCCTGATGGGACAGGGGCAGTTCGGCATCGACCCGGACACCTGCGAGCGCGTGGCGCTCGAAGTGAAGGACGCCAAGGACAGCGGGCTCGAGATCTGCATGGTCGTGGGCGGCGGCAACATCTTCCGCGGGCTTGCGGGCGCCGCGCAGGGCTTCGACCGCGCCTCCGCCGATTACATGGGCATGCTCGCCACGGTGATGAACGCGCTGGCGATGCAGAACGCGCTCGAGAAGATCGGCGTCGACACGCGCGTCCAGTCGGCGATCCCGATGGCGTCTGTTTGCGAGCCCTATGTCCGCCGCCGCGCCGAGCGGCACATGGAGAAGGGCCGCGTCGTGATCTTCGCCGCGGGCACCGGCCTGCCGTTCTTCACCACCGACACCACCGCGGCGCTGCGCGCGGCCGAAATGAACTGCGACGCGCTGTTCAAGGGCACCAGCGTGGACGGCGTCTATGATGCCGACCCGAAGAAGGTGAAGACCGCAAAGCGTTACGATACGCTGGGTTACGACCGCGTCCTCGCAGACAATCTGAAGGTGATGGACGCCTCCGCCGTCGCGCTGTGCCGCGACAACAATATCCCGATCGTGGTGTTCAACATCCGTGACGAGGGCAACCTTACCCGCGTGATCAGCGGCGAGGGCACCTCGACGATCGTCCAGAACGAACCCCAATACGCATAA